One Gossypium hirsutum isolate 1008001.06 chromosome A11, Gossypium_hirsutum_v2.1, whole genome shotgun sequence genomic window carries:
- the LOC107924818 gene encoding uncharacterized protein isoform X2 has protein sequence MEKNESDRLFLEEFDKMGPQSSSPDFEAYHKRRQKVYKEVLQSYDQLRVRSMSLNEAKYKVLSYFPGIWIENVGGKKFSDYDVPKTTSLLLIGPKGCGKSSLVNKISRVFEDDNFAPERAQISYNPSVGDGTYYLQGYMIPRGSASFCLYDSRGLADGTSENINVIQNWMNNGVRHGEPVIRKSDDSSLRRRMKFKPRELGWKFCRPQMVNFVIFVVDAVSVLKSIEGHGVEDLLCLQMINEVFKHPCLSFKDDKPVVVITHGDLLSIADRVRARVYLGELLGIPPAKQIFDIPENHDPVTELTIVDMLRYSLEHADRNLPYKNWVRKVPLFSWLCVLAMLLGFASGMACMRYLHMRHPRKSEFKIVWHTIRHIW, from the exons atggaaaaaaatgaaAGCGATAGGTTGTTTTTAGAAGAATTTGATAAGATGGGTCCTCAGTCATCTTCTCCGGACTTTGAAGCTTATCACAAGAGGAGACAGAAGGTTTACAAAGAGGTTTTGCAGAGTTATGATCAATTGCGGGTTCGAAGTATGAGTCTAAACGAGGCAAAGTACAAGGTTTTGAG TTATTTCCCTGGAATATGGATTGAGAATGTTGGTGGCAAGAAATTCAGTGATTACGATGTTCCGAAAACAACATCACTTCTTTTGATTGGTCCAAAAGGGTGTGGAAAAAGTAGTCTTGTCAATAAAATTTCCAGGGTGTTTGAGGATGACAATTTTGCACCAGAACGTGCTCAAATATCAT ATAATCCATCTGTTGGAGATGGGACCTACTATCTTCAAGGATACATGATCCCAAGAGGTTCAGCTTCATTCTGTCTTTATGATTCCAGGGGCTTGGCCGACGGCACCTCTGAAAACATTAATGTGATTCAAAATTGGATGAATAATGGTGTTCGTCATGGGGAACCTGTTATCAG GAAATCAGATGATTCCAGTTTAAGGAGAAGAATGAAATTTAAACCACGAGAGCTAGGTTGGAAGTTCTGCAGGCCCCAGATggttaattttgtcatttttgttGTTGATGCGGTTTCTGTTTTGAAATCCATTGAGGGTCATGGCGTGGAAGACTTACTCTGCTTGCAGATGATCAACGAGGTTTTCAAGCATCCGTGCTTATCATTTAAAG ATGATAAACCTGTTGTCGTTATCACACATGGAGATTTACTTTCAATTGCTGACCGTGTTCGCGCCCGTGTTTATTTGGGAGAGCTGCTTGGTATTCCACCTGCAAAACAAATTTTTGATATTCCAG AAAACCATGATCCAGTAACAGAGTTGACAATTGTTGATATGCTGCGCTACTCACTTGAGCACGCAGATCGAAATCTTCCGTACAAGAACTGG GTTCGCAAAGTCCCTCTATTTTCATGGTTATGTGTGCTAGCAATGCTGCTGGGTTTTGCCTCAGGAATGGCTTGCATGCGATATTTGCATATGAGGCATCCTCGGAAATCAGAATTTAAGATAGTTTGGCATACAATCCGGCATATATGGTAA
- the LOC107924818 gene encoding uncharacterized protein isoform X1: MEKNESDRLFLEEFDKMGPQSSSPDFEAYHKRRQKVYKEVLQSYDQLRVRSMSLNEAKYKVLSYFPGIWIENVGGKKFSDYDVPKTTSLLLIGPKGCGKSSLVNKISRVFEDDNFAPERAQISYNPSVGDGTYYLQGYMIPRGSASFCLYDSRGLADGTSENINVIQNWMNNGVRHGEPVIRKSDDSSLRRRMKFKPRELGWKFCRPQMVNFVIFVVDAVSVLKSIEGHGVEDLLCLQMINEVFKHPCLSFKDDKPVVVITHGDLLSIADRVRARVYLGELLGIPPAKQIFDIPENHDPVTELTIVDMLRYSLEHADRNLPYKNWVMENVRKVPLFSWLCVLAMLLGFASGMACMRYLHMRHPRKSEFKIVWHTIRHIW; this comes from the exons atggaaaaaaatgaaAGCGATAGGTTGTTTTTAGAAGAATTTGATAAGATGGGTCCTCAGTCATCTTCTCCGGACTTTGAAGCTTATCACAAGAGGAGACAGAAGGTTTACAAAGAGGTTTTGCAGAGTTATGATCAATTGCGGGTTCGAAGTATGAGTCTAAACGAGGCAAAGTACAAGGTTTTGAG TTATTTCCCTGGAATATGGATTGAGAATGTTGGTGGCAAGAAATTCAGTGATTACGATGTTCCGAAAACAACATCACTTCTTTTGATTGGTCCAAAAGGGTGTGGAAAAAGTAGTCTTGTCAATAAAATTTCCAGGGTGTTTGAGGATGACAATTTTGCACCAGAACGTGCTCAAATATCAT ATAATCCATCTGTTGGAGATGGGACCTACTATCTTCAAGGATACATGATCCCAAGAGGTTCAGCTTCATTCTGTCTTTATGATTCCAGGGGCTTGGCCGACGGCACCTCTGAAAACATTAATGTGATTCAAAATTGGATGAATAATGGTGTTCGTCATGGGGAACCTGTTATCAG GAAATCAGATGATTCCAGTTTAAGGAGAAGAATGAAATTTAAACCACGAGAGCTAGGTTGGAAGTTCTGCAGGCCCCAGATggttaattttgtcatttttgttGTTGATGCGGTTTCTGTTTTGAAATCCATTGAGGGTCATGGCGTGGAAGACTTACTCTGCTTGCAGATGATCAACGAGGTTTTCAAGCATCCGTGCTTATCATTTAAAG ATGATAAACCTGTTGTCGTTATCACACATGGAGATTTACTTTCAATTGCTGACCGTGTTCGCGCCCGTGTTTATTTGGGAGAGCTGCTTGGTATTCCACCTGCAAAACAAATTTTTGATATTCCAG AAAACCATGATCCAGTAACAGAGTTGACAATTGTTGATATGCTGCGCTACTCACTTGAGCACGCAGATCGAAATCTTCCGTACAAGAACTGGGTAATGGAAAAT GTTCGCAAAGTCCCTCTATTTTCATGGTTATGTGTGCTAGCAATGCTGCTGGGTTTTGCCTCAGGAATGGCTTGCATGCGATATTTGCATATGAGGCATCCTCGGAAATCAGAATTTAAGATAGTTTGGCATACAATCCGGCATATATGGTAA